The genomic interval CGCCGACCCGGCGGCCGCTGACGTCGCCAAGGAGATCTCGGGTCGCATGAACATCCCGGTGGTCGTGTACCCCGACGCCAGCCACCACGTGGAACCGTCGAACGCCGACGTCGAGGCCAAGCTGCGCGAGCTCTCGCTGATCTGATCCGGCATCCGCGTCGCGGGCGGCGAGATCTCGCCGCAAACGACATGGAACCGAATACCACCGCGTCGTACACTGGGTACCATCCCCGAAGGAGACGATGATGACTCAGGATGCGCCCGCGAAGACGGTGAAGCCCGTGAAGACGGCGAAGAAGGATGCCAAGGCATCTGCGACCCCGACTCTGGACGACGCCGAGCGCGCTGACCTCGACGCGCGGATCGCCGACCTGCACAAGGGCGCTCGCACGTGGTCGAGCCTCACGCTCTCCCAGCGGGTGACGCTGCTGAAGGCGCTCCGCACGAGCGTCGCGGCGGCAGCGGATGACTGGGCGAACACCGCCGCCGACTCAAAGGAGCTGCGCGCGAACCACCCGCTGCGCGGCGAGGAGTGGCTGAGCGGGCCGTATTCGGTGCTCGGCGCGCTGGATGCCTACGCCGACACGCTGTCGAAGCTCGCCGACGGCCGCAGCGCCCTCGACGGCATCACCGTCGGCCGCGCCCCCGGCGGACGCACTCGCATCGATTCCTTCCCGCTGACCACCAGCGACAAGTTCCTGCTGTCGGGGTACACCGGCGAGGTCTGGCTGCAGCCCGGCATCACGCCCAACACCGCGCGTCAGGATGCGGGCCTCGCCCAGCTGACCCCGGATGCCCCCGGCGGCGTCGGTCTGGTGCTCGGCGCCGGCAACATCACCTCGATCCCCGTGCTCGACGTGTTCTACGAACTGCTCGCCCACAACCGCGTGGTGCTGCTGAAGGTCAATCCCACGCAGGACCCGCTGGTGCCGGTCTACGAGCGCGCGCTCGCCCCGCTGATCGCCCCCGGCTTCCTGCGGATCGTGCGCGGGGGTGCCGCGGTCGGCTCCTACCTGACCGGTCACGACGACATCGATCACGTGCACATCACCGGAGCCGCCGCGACGTTCGACGCGATCGTGTGGGGCACGGGTGATGCGGGCAAGCGCCGTCGCCGCGAGAACCGGCCGCAGCTGAAGAAGCCGATCACCGCCGAGCTGGGTGGCGTGTCGCCGATCATCGTCGTCCCAGGCCAGTGGACCGATGCCGACCTCACCTTCCATGCCGAGCACATCGTCACGATGCGCTTGCAGAACTGCGGACACAACTGCATCGCGGGGCAGGTCGTGATCATGTCGCGCGACTGGGCGCAGGCCGAGCAGTTCCGCACCGCGCTGCGGCGCGCGTACGCATCGGCGCCGGAGCGCCCGATCTGGTACCCGGGGTCGCCCAAGCGCATGCAGCAGGCCGCAGAGGACTATCCGGACGCCCTGGTGCTCGCCGATCGCCTGCTCGTCGAGATCGATGGGGAGTCGGATGCCACGGCCCTGCAGTCCACCGAGTACTTCGCCCCTGTGCTTGGCGTCGTCGAGCTGGGCGGCACCGGCCAGGACTTCTTCGAGGCGGCCATCGCGCACGCCAATGACCAGCTGGCCGGCACGCTCGGCGGCAACATCATCATCGACCCGGCGACCGAGAAGGCGATGGGCGCCGGTTTCGAGCGCGCCATCACCGAATTCCACTATGGGTCGATCGCGATCAACGCCTGGACTGCGCTCGGGTTCATCGTCCCGACCATGACCTGGGGCGCCTACCCTGGCAACTCGATCGACGACGTGGGCAGCGGCATCGGCGTCGTGCACAACGCGCTGCTGCTGGACGGCGTCGAACGCTCAGTGGTGCGCGGCCCGTTCCGGCCGTTCCCGCGGTCGCTGCCGGTCGTCAACGGCGGCGGGCGCTTCAGCATCCTGCCCAAGCCCCCGTGGTTCGTCTCGGCGCGCACCGGGGCGCAGGTCAGCGAGGGCATGACGAAGTTCCGTGCGGACGGCGGGATGCTGGGTCTGGCCCGCACGCTGCTCGCGGCGCTGCGCGCCTGACGCCGGGCGATCCCGGGCTAGAGCTGGTCGCCGGGGATGGCGAAGGTGTCGCAGACTCCGAGGCCGTTCTGGTAGCCGTTGGCGAACCAGTACTTGCGCTGCTCGCTGCTGCCGTGAGTGAAGCTCTCGGGGCTGACGAACCCTCCTGATTGCTGCTGGATGTGATCGTCGCCCACGACGTAGGCGGCGTTGACAGCATCCGACAGCTGCTGCTCCGTCGGCGGCTTCAGGAACGGCACCCCGTTGTCATCCTTCTGCTTCGAGACGTCCCCCAGCCAGGCGCCGGCGTAGCAGTCGGCCTGCAGCTCGGTCCGAACGCCGTTGCTGTCCGGTCCGGTGCCGTTATTGGGGTACTTGCGCATGACGCCGGTGATGTTCTGGATGTGGTGACCCCACTCGTGCCCCACGATGTACAGCTGCGCGAGCTCGCCTGCCGACGCGCCGAACTGCTGGCGCATGATGGCGAAGAAGTCCGGATCGATGTACACGCCCTGCTCGGGCGGGCAGTAGAACGGTCCGACCGCGTTCGAGGCCGTGCCGCACTGCGTCGGCGTCTGCCCCTCGACCACGGTCATCGTCGGCGCGACGTACCCGTCGACGTGGTCGGCCCAGTAGTCGTTGAGCACGACCTCGGCACCCGCCATGCGGCAGTCGTCGTTGGTGTTGGCGTCCTCACCGGTCTTGCATTCGACGAGGGTGCCCTGCTCACTCGCCGATCCGCCAGATGGCGCACCTCCGCCGCCACCGACCAGTCCCGACAGATCGACGCCGAGCACCGGGCCCAGAAGCAGAGCGAGAATACCGATCACGCCGACACCGACACCGCCACCGATGGCGGCATTGCGCCCGCGGCGTCGGGTGGTGTTGCCCGAGATGTCAGCGTTCGGATTGAAGGTCATAGAGACAAAATAGCGCTGATGCCGTCGGATGCCCGCAATAGGCTTTCAGACATGGCGACGACGATCACGATCACAGGGGCCGGCGGACAGATCGGCTACGCGCTGCTGTTCCGCATCGCGGCGGGCGACATGCTGGGGCCCGATGAGAAGGTGCGACTGCGACTGCTGGAGATCCCGCAGGGATTGGGCGCCGCTGAGGGCGCCGCGCTCGAACTGCAGGACGGCGCGTTCGGGCTGCTGGAGCACGTCGAGGTCACCGACGATCCGGCAGTCGGATTCAATGGTGCGAACATCGCGCTGCTCGTCGGCGCCCGCCCCCGAGGGCCCGGCATGGAGCGCGGAGACCTGCTGGCCGCCAACGCCGGCATCTTCGGCCCGCAGGGCGCCGCGATCGCTGCACACGCAGCATCCGACATCCGCGTGACG from Microbacterium sp. H1-D42 carries:
- a CDS encoding glutaredoxin domain-containing protein; translated protein: MSTPASDTITMFGAEWCGDCRRTKKQLDGLGIEYTYVDLVADPAAADVAKEISGRMNIPVVVYPDASHHVEPSNADVEAKLRELSLI
- a CDS encoding aldehyde dehydrogenase family protein; the protein is MTQDAPAKTVKPVKTAKKDAKASATPTLDDAERADLDARIADLHKGARTWSSLTLSQRVTLLKALRTSVAAAADDWANTAADSKELRANHPLRGEEWLSGPYSVLGALDAYADTLSKLADGRSALDGITVGRAPGGRTRIDSFPLTTSDKFLLSGYTGEVWLQPGITPNTARQDAGLAQLTPDAPGGVGLVLGAGNITSIPVLDVFYELLAHNRVVLLKVNPTQDPLVPVYERALAPLIAPGFLRIVRGGAAVGSYLTGHDDIDHVHITGAAATFDAIVWGTGDAGKRRRRENRPQLKKPITAELGGVSPIIVVPGQWTDADLTFHAEHIVTMRLQNCGHNCIAGQVVIMSRDWAQAEQFRTALRRAYASAPERPIWYPGSPKRMQQAAEDYPDALVLADRLLVEIDGESDATALQSTEYFAPVLGVVELGGTGQDFFEAAIAHANDQLAGTLGGNIIIDPATEKAMGAGFERAITEFHYGSIAINAWTALGFIVPTMTWGAYPGNSIDDVGSGIGVVHNALLLDGVERSVVRGPFRPFPRSLPVVNGGGRFSILPKPPWFVSARTGAQVSEGMTKFRADGGMLGLARTLLAALRA
- a CDS encoding neutral zinc metallopeptidase gives rise to the protein MTFNPNADISGNTTRRRGRNAAIGGGVGVGVIGILALLLGPVLGVDLSGLVGGGGGAPSGGSASEQGTLVECKTGEDANTNDDCRMAGAEVVLNDYWADHVDGYVAPTMTVVEGQTPTQCGTASNAVGPFYCPPEQGVYIDPDFFAIMRQQFGASAGELAQLYIVGHEWGHHIQNITGVMRKYPNNGTGPDSNGVRTELQADCYAGAWLGDVSKQKDDNGVPFLKPPTEQQLSDAVNAAYVVGDDHIQQQSGGFVSPESFTHGSSEQRKYWFANGYQNGLGVCDTFAIPGDQL